From a region of the Vanrija pseudolonga chromosome 2, complete sequence genome:
- the EAF3 gene encoding Chromatin modification-related protein EAF3 has translation MATNANHQPNQFTTDEYVLAYHGPLLYEARILLAENWNESNTLLGSTGPHYFIHYKGWKQTWDEWVPEMRLLKLNEAGFAKRRALLEAQTKKNRPQPPPSVESPAPSVKGKETKPVKKGEGSRKRGRDTGLDTEAEFLKRPEVKIIIPDVLKLQLVDDWENVTKNNQLVTLPRKPNVHELLEEYREYVNSTKKERSARSTALLSEIIAGITLYFDKALGNNLLYRFERAQYVEQRRAAGDKPMSEIYGAEHLLRLFVNFGPFIAYTNIDTESLNILREYINDIMKWMIKEQKRLFVKEYETTTTQYQNLSRT, from the exons CAGCCAAACCAGTTCACGACCGACGAATATGTCCTCGCCTACCATGGACCACTCCTCTACGAGGCTCGT ATTCTTCTTGCCGAGAACTGGAACGAGTCCAACACTCTCTTAGGGTCTACAGGGCCTCACTACTTCATCCACTACAAGGGATGGAAGCAGAC GTGGGACGAATGGGTGCCGGAGATGCGTCTCCTAAAGTTGAACGAGGCCGGGTTCGCAAAACGCCgggcgctgctcgaggcgcagaCGAAGAAGAACCGTCCTCAGCCACCCCCTTCGGTTGAGAGCCCCGCTCCATCtgtcaagggcaaggagacCAAGCCGGTGAAGAAGGGCGAGGGAAGTCGGAAGCGCGGGCGCGACACTGGACTTGACACG GAGGCCGAGTTCTTGAAGAGACCAGAGGTCAAGATCATCATCCCCGACGTGCTCAAGCTCCAGTTGGTAGACGACTGGGAGAACGTGACCAAGAACAACCAGCTTGTCACTCTGCCGCGCAAGCCAAATGTccacgagctgctcgaggagtaCAGGGAATACGTCAACTCGACGAAGAAGGAGCGCTCTGC TCGCTCGACCGCCCTCTTATCAGAGATCATAGCCGGCATCACACTCTACTTTGACAAGGCCCTGGGCAACAACCTGCTGTACCGGTTCGAGCGCGCACAAtacgtcgagcagcggcgcgcagcaggaGACAAGCCAATGAGCGAGATctacggcgccgagcacctcctGCGCCTCTTCG TCAATTTTGGCCCATTTATCGCCTACACCAACATTGACACCGAGTCGCTGAACATTCTCCGCGAGTACATCAACGACATTATGAA GTGGATGATCAAGGAGCAGAAGCGCCTCTTTGTCAAGGAGTacgagacgacgactacCCAGTACCAGAACCTCTCGAGGACATAG